A region of the Gemmatimonas sp. genome:
ATGCGACGATTCATCTCCGCGGCGTTCCTGCTTCTCGTTCCGTTCACGATACGGGCACAGAGTCCCGCGCTGCTCGTGTCGTCCGCTCCCGACAGCATCCGCATCGGCATCAATCGCGTCTTCGCGACCTGGACTGCCACCGACGGGCCGGGTTGCGCGGTGGCCGTATCGCGTGACGGACGCATTGTGCACCAGAACGGCTATGGCATGGCGAACCTCGAAACCGGTACGCCAATCACG
Encoded here:
- a CDS encoding serine hydrolase domain-containing protein, with the translated sequence MRRFISAAFLLLVPFTIRAQSPALLVSSAPDSIRIGINRVFATWTATDGPGCAVAVSRDGRIVHQNGYGMANLETGTPITPASVFHLASVSKQFTAASIMLLARDGKLSLDDDIRKHLPELPDYGHRITIRHLLRHTSGLR